The following coding sequences lie in one Archaeoglobus neptunius genomic window:
- a CDS encoding precorrin-2 dehydrogenase/sirohydrochlorin ferrochelatase family protein: protein MRIPLYIEFQGKRVAVIGGGGVGTLRAKKFIEAGAEVSVFSQDFSSELLKLSEEGKVELVRASVESMDFEKLASNFHLIVVAIGSKDFNERVIEAAEKHKAMVNLANDAKMTEVVVPFEGGKNGVRFAVTTEGKSGVVARKVRDKFQRVLDEEEELFYFLNAMDHLKSYMKKRNVPVNLRMKLYSIVSSDVRFVELVKQEKVDEARKLAEEIVEEYVSGKKKAENGGIEF from the coding sequence ATGAGAATACCACTTTACATAGAATTTCAGGGGAAAAGGGTTGCGGTAATTGGTGGTGGGGGAGTCGGCACTCTGAGAGCGAAGAAATTCATAGAGGCTGGAGCCGAGGTTTCGGTTTTCAGTCAGGACTTTTCGTCCGAGCTGCTCAAACTCTCTGAAGAGGGAAAGGTTGAACTTGTAAGGGCATCAGTTGAAAGTATGGATTTTGAGAAGCTGGCATCAAACTTTCACCTAATTGTGGTTGCGATTGGCAGTAAGGATTTTAATGAAAGGGTTATTGAAGCTGCTGAAAAGCATAAGGCGATGGTAAATCTGGCAAATGATGCGAAAATGACTGAGGTTGTAGTTCCTTTTGAAGGTGGCAAAAACGGGGTGAGATTTGCAGTGACAACAGAGGGAAAAAGTGGTGTTGTTGCGAGAAAAGTCAGAGACAAGTTTCAGAGAGTTCTTGATGAAGAAGAAGAGCTTTTTTACTTCCTCAATGCTATGGATCACCTCAAGAGTTACATGAAGAAAAGAAATGTACCCGTAAATCTGAGGATGAAACTGTACTCCATCGTCAGCTCTGATGTAAGATTTGTGGAACTTGTAAAACAGGAGAAGGTGGATGAAGCAAGAAAGCTTGCAGAAGAAATTGTAGAGGAATATGTTTCCGGAAAAAAGAAAGCTGAGAATGGAGGGATAGAATTTTGA
- a CDS encoding TIGR00269 family protein translates to MIGCSRCDRRAVIFQRHSNRHLCKRHFIEDFERRIKLAVRKFKMIEKNDRIAIALSGGKDSVTLTYTLAKLYEKRRDLELFAITIDEGISNYRPPTVEIARKVAEQLGIEHVVVSFEENFGMTLDEMVKRGDKKPCTYCGVFRKYLLNRTAREMGATKLATGHNLDDETQTILLNFLNADMERMARLVPQRVQEGLIMRIKPFRYIYEKEVVVYGLLHNLPMDFEECPYSYFPVRASVRDFLYEFENKYPGRKFSVMNSFEKLIPCLREMYPQIDLNRCERCGEPTPKKVCQACKLLEELG, encoded by the coding sequence ATGATAGGGTGTTCTAGGTGTGATAGAAGGGCAGTAATATTCCAGAGACACTCAAACAGGCATCTCTGCAAGAGACACTTTATCGAGGATTTTGAGAGGAGGATAAAGCTTGCAGTTCGAAAATTTAAGATGATTGAGAAGAACGACAGAATTGCAATCGCTCTGAGCGGTGGAAAGGACAGCGTCACCCTCACCTACACTCTTGCGAAACTGTATGAAAAGAGGAGAGACCTGGAACTGTTTGCCATAACCATCGACGAGGGTATATCCAACTACCGACCGCCGACAGTTGAGATTGCAAGAAAAGTGGCGGAACAGCTTGGGATCGAACACGTTGTTGTATCGTTTGAGGAAAACTTTGGAATGACGCTTGATGAAATGGTGAAGAGGGGGGACAAAAAGCCGTGCACATACTGCGGTGTTTTCAGGAAATACCTGCTCAACAGAACTGCGAGGGAAATGGGGGCCACGAAGCTGGCCACAGGGCATAACCTTGATGATGAAACGCAAACAATTCTGCTGAACTTTCTGAATGCGGACATGGAGAGAATGGCAAGACTCGTACCGCAAAGGGTTCAGGAAGGCCTGATTATGAGAATAAAGCCTTTCAGATACATTTATGAAAAAGAGGTTGTGGTCTACGGCCTTCTTCATAACCTGCCAATGGACTTTGAAGAATGTCCGTACAGCTATTTCCCGGTAAGGGCGAGCGTTAGGGACTTCCTTTACGAGTTTGAGAACAAGTATCCCGGCAGAAAGTTTTCGGTTATGAACAGCTTTGAAAAACTGATCCCGTGTTTGAGAGAAATGTATCCACAGATCGACCTCAACAGGTGCGAGAGATGTGGTGAACCAACGCCGAAAAAGGTCTGTCAGGCATGCAAGCTGCTTGAGGAGCTTGGCTGA
- a CDS encoding ribbon-helix-helix domain-containing protein, giving the protein MKLISLRLDEKIVDRIDEIGRKTLMSRSEVIRNAIAMYISLLENIGFYFKPSLPVKNVDVYTERNAVYVDMGNLTSIASMAVTYAGVGEKELDERESLEVVAEVMASQLFVEATCRFVEPLAVMILTGNELDYSVRFQHAFRKAFEKRVKAKKILLASVEEVFSSNYSFFAANLIGLRDMSVRNEPQRGDSIFLWGKLMKAKIIIENLPDPDELRRLANLVRVGEVSAIFPIKSGGVRDAANFAASLAGGRAEVTVDGSCPASAVILCSNSDLSKYGCVKVGEII; this is encoded by the coding sequence ATGAAGCTGATATCCCTCAGGCTTGATGAGAAAATTGTGGATCGGATTGATGAAATCGGAAGAAAGACTCTGATGTCGCGATCGGAGGTTATAAGGAACGCAATTGCCATGTACATATCGCTGCTTGAAAACATCGGTTTTTACTTCAAACCATCTCTTCCTGTAAAAAATGTAGATGTGTATACTGAAAGAAACGCAGTTTATGTTGATATGGGCAATCTGACTTCTATTGCGTCAATGGCAGTTACATACGCTGGTGTTGGTGAAAAGGAACTCGATGAAAGGGAAAGTCTTGAAGTTGTTGCGGAAGTGATGGCCAGCCAGCTTTTTGTTGAAGCAACCTGTCGCTTTGTGGAACCTCTGGCGGTGATGATCCTCACGGGCAATGAACTTGATTACTCTGTAAGGTTTCAGCATGCATTCAGGAAGGCATTTGAGAAACGGGTTAAGGCTAAAAAAATTCTTCTTGCCAGTGTAGAAGAAGTATTTAGCTCAAATTATAGTTTCTTTGCAGCAAATCTTATCGGGTTGAGGGATATGAGTGTTAGAAATGAGCCACAAAGAGGCGATAGCATATTTTTGTGGGGAAAGCTAATGAAAGCGAAAATCATTATTGAAAATCTCCCCGATCCGGATGAATTGAGGAGACTTGCAAACCTGGTTAGGGTAGGAGAGGTAAGTGCGATATTTCCGATTAAAAGTGGAGGCGTCAGGGATGCGGCGAACTTTGCAGCATCGCTTGCAGGAGGGAGGGCAGAAGTTACCGTCGACGGAAGCTGTCCAGCTTCGGCGGTAATATTGTGTTCAAACAGTGATTTAAGCAAGTATGGGTGTGTTAAGGTTGGGGAAATCATCTGA
- a CDS encoding Lrp/AsnC family transcriptional regulator, producing the protein MNLDVDLLMELQYNLPLTTSPLSDLAENLGRSEDEVFEAVREYMASGVIKRYGLNLNYRAFSGYRRAALVGFRASSVKEVAERINRYDEFRVKHNFLRDAYYNVWFTVKGRDVEEIEGVVEKLASECRVEDFVILPTKRVYKMDVKYDLEKGVSWSERGLEPENVPLVRELGLDEEFVRSLESLEIAKRPFSKFSGYSEEEVVDVIKELMAKGVGRDFSGVLRERKVGFKENGMTVLRISKKPEKVAMFLLQKFPQITHLVERIVNEKWNYPVYFMVHAISKGPIEKIRQQILQIEDVEEAETIYSKANLRER; encoded by the coding sequence TTGAATCTCGATGTCGATCTCCTCATGGAATTGCAGTACAATTTACCACTCACGACATCACCCCTCTCGGACTTGGCCGAGAATCTGGGAAGGAGTGAGGATGAGGTTTTTGAAGCGGTAAGAGAGTACATGGCGAGTGGTGTGATTAAGAGGTACGGCCTGAATCTCAATTACAGGGCTTTTTCAGGCTACAGGAGAGCAGCACTTGTCGGTTTCAGGGCATCAAGTGTAAAAGAGGTTGCTGAAAGGATAAACAGGTATGACGAGTTCAGGGTCAAGCATAACTTTCTGAGAGATGCATACTACAACGTCTGGTTTACCGTGAAGGGCAGAGATGTGGAGGAGATTGAAGGGGTTGTTGAAAAGCTTGCATCTGAATGCAGAGTTGAGGATTTTGTTATCCTGCCCACAAAGAGGGTTTACAAAATGGACGTAAAATACGACTTGGAAAAAGGCGTTTCCTGGAGTGAGAGAGGGCTGGAACCTGAAAATGTTCCGCTGGTAAGAGAGCTGGGACTTGATGAAGAATTCGTGAGGTCTCTGGAGTCTCTGGAGATTGCGAAAAGACCTTTTTCGAAGTTCTCAGGATATTCGGAAGAGGAAGTCGTGGACGTTATCAAAGAACTGATGGCAAAAGGTGTGGGAAGAGATTTCAGCGGTGTGCTGAGGGAGAGGAAGGTTGGATTTAAGGAAAATGGAATGACGGTTCTCAGGATATCAAAAAAGCCTGAGAAGGTGGCAATGTTTTTACTTCAGAAATTCCCCCAGATTACACATCTGGTCGAAAGGATTGTGAATGAAAAGTGGAACTATCCTGTTTACTTCATGGTTCATGCTATCAGCAAAGGTCCGATTGAAAAAATAAGGCAGCAGATTTTGCAGATTGAGGACGTGGAGGAAGCAGAGACAATTTACAGTAAAGCAAATCTGAGAGAGAGATGA